A genomic stretch from Streptomyces sp. QL37 includes:
- a CDS encoding anti-sigma regulatory factor: MSQIAGEPGNQDFVEVRLPAAGAYLSVLRTATAGLAARLDFTLDEIEDLRIAVDEACAILLQQAVPGSVLSCVFRLVGDSLEVTVSAPTTDGRAPERDTFAWTVLSALAGKVDSTVADDRTVSISLYKQRGAGPGPA, translated from the coding sequence GTGTCCCAGATCGCAGGCGAGCCCGGGAACCAGGACTTCGTAGAGGTCCGGCTGCCCGCTGCGGGTGCCTACCTGTCGGTGCTGCGTACGGCCACGGCCGGCCTCGCAGCGCGCTTGGACTTCACTCTCGACGAGATCGAGGATCTTCGCATCGCGGTCGACGAGGCCTGCGCGATCCTGCTCCAGCAGGCCGTGCCCGGCTCCGTCCTCAGCTGCGTCTTCCGACTCGTCGGCGATTCCCTCGAGGTGACCGTCTCGGCCCCCACGACGGACGGCCGCGCCCCCGAGCGCGACACCTTCGCCTGGACGGTGCTCTCCGCACTGGCCGGCAAGGTCGACTCCACGGTCGCCGACGACCGTACGGTCAGCATCAGCCTCTACAAACAGCGCGGCGCGGGACCCGGGCCGGCGTGA
- a CDS encoding UBP-type zinc finger domain-containing protein, producing the protein MSECLHVSELPRPEPAPLSDTCPECLAAGTHPVQLRLCLVCGHVGCCDSSPLKHATAHFEATGHPVMRSFECAESWRWCFVDGSIV; encoded by the coding sequence ATGAGTGAGTGCCTCCACGTATCCGAACTGCCGCGCCCCGAGCCCGCCCCGCTCAGCGACACCTGTCCCGAGTGTCTGGCGGCCGGCACCCACCCCGTGCAGCTGCGGCTCTGCCTCGTCTGCGGCCACGTCGGGTGCTGCGATTCCTCGCCGCTGAAGCACGCGACGGCACACTTCGAGGCGACCGGTCACCCGGTGATGCGCAGCTTCGAATGCGCGGAGAGCTGGCGCTGGTGCTTCGTGGACGGTTCGATCGTCTGA